The genomic DNA CTGAAAAACCATCAAGCCCTGGAAGCATCACATCAAGAATCACGATATCTGAGGCGTTAACGGCCTTTTCCGCACCGTCACCTGATAAATGCCACGTCACTTGATAGCCACGCTCTTCCAGATCACGCTTCACCCAACTGCCGATGTCTTGATCGTCTTCTATGTATAAAATCCTTTGCATACAACCACAACCATTTTTAATTGAATGATAAAAAACTCTTTATAAGTATAACATCTATTCAGTGATCCGATATTTCTTATTCATCCTTCTCACATATCAAACAAAAAAAAAGCTATCGACATGGGGGCCGATAGCTTATCTTCAACTGACACCTTTTAAAGAATCCGGGGTATTTCCGAGCGCCAGTAAACTGAGGTTCTCATACCCAATATGCTTGTAATTGCTGAAAATTTGTTTGATCACTTCAGCTTCGTCTTGTTCCTTCACGTTCATGACTTCCGATTCATAGAGGCGGACAACCGATTCTTTAACAAATCGGGGAGAGGCTTCGCCGGGCTCCTCTCCCATAAACAAGCGCCCCATGTACTCATATTTCAATTGAAGCTGTCGAGTCAAACTAATCATGTGCAGCAATTGACTAAAAACATCAGGTTGTTTTGCTTTAAGTTGATTGAGGGCATTTTCAGCGTTCTTTAACGCTTCAAGACTTGATAATACAATCATCACAAGTGACTCCTCTTATCGATTTAATGTACCAGTAATAGATGGATCTTGATCCCATGGTTTTTTCAAGGTAATGGATTCAGCTAGTTCCTTGCTTTTCTTTTTCCTTTCTTTGCGACGCTCCGCGCGTTCATGTCCGGATTCATATAATATCTGCTCTTCTTCTGTTTCCGGCAATACTTCTGGAACTTCTATCGGTTTTTTGTTTTCATCTAGAGCGACAAACGTTAGAAAAGCGGTCGCTGCGATTCGCCGTTCCCCTGAAATCATGTTTTCAGCGATCACTTTACAAAAAATCTCCATCGAACTCTTGCCAGTATAAGAAACAAAGGATTCTACGCATACTGAGTCCGATTGATCAATGGCACATAAAAAATCTATAGAATCGGTTGAAGCCGTCACACATTCTTTGGCACGAGAATGACGTCTTGCTGATAGCGTGGCACTATCATCCAATTTTTTCATTAAAACGCCGCCAAACAGCGTATTATAATTATTGAGATCACCAATTAATACTTGACTTGTGTTGACAATTCGACTGAATCGAGCTGGTTTTTTTTCCAATTTACAGGACCCTTTCCGTACTAAAATATCTACTCATATATAACTAAAAAATTTACCTACATCAATAATGTTAAATCGCGCAGTACCTTGCAGGAATTAGTTTACTCCTGAAAACGCAAACAGGTTAAATGATGATATTTCATGCATTGTATAGACAACATCAATGATAGGGTTTCCATTGATGAACATTTGTTATACGAAAAGAACCTTTCAAAATGGAAAGCACAAAAAAAGCCGATTGTTATGTTAAACAGTCGGCTATCTACTCAATATTTGTCCTGTAAAGCTTCTTTCATAAAATGTAACCATTCTTTCGTTGCATACGATAAGTAACGATCTTTGCGCCATATCACACCAAGATGCCAGTCGATTATAGGGTCTACAATAGCGATGGTTTTAACGTGACCATTCAGTTCTCGACAAATGCTTTCAGGCAAAAGAGTCACGCCAAGTTTGGATCCGACCATTTCGCCAATAAAATCCCACTGGGAACTTTCAGACATAATTTGCGGCTCAAACCCTGCCCTATGGCATGCATCAATCATTCGATCATGGAGGACAAAATCGTCATGGAATAATATAAATGGCTCATGTCTCACATCACTTAATCGTATCGTTTCTTTCTGAGCCAATGGATGTTCTGGATGGATCACTAATTTCAAGTCTTCTTCAACAAAGGAAAATGTATTCAAGATATCGTCATGAGTTGGCAAAACGACGACGCCAATATCCAGGTTACCGGCAGCCACATCTTCTTCAATCTTCTTTGAGCCGTCTTCGACCAACTGAATGGTAATCTCCGGGTACTGCTCACGAAAGCGACCAATAATACTTGGAAAAAATCGGGAACCAATCATGGGAGGGAGTCCCATACTAATGTGGCCTTTCTTAAGATCTAAAAGGTCATTGAGTTCGATTTCTAAATTTTTAAAGGCTTTATTAATCACTTGTGCCTGTTCCAAAACCACCTGACCCGCATCCGTTAAGACAATCTTTCGCCCTTCACGTTCAAACAATGTCACGCCGAGTTCACTTTCGAGATTCTTAATCATTTTGCTGATGGTCGGCTGCGTCACAAACAAATGCTCAGCTGCCCGTGTGAAACTGTTAAATCGGCTAACTTCGATAAAATATTGCAGATGTCTAATATCCAAATTTACACCTTACTCTTCCCAATATAGTTAATGTATCCCTATTATCTATTGTAACGATTTTCAATGGCGTATGCTAATCTAACCTTCGCCTCAAGTATTCCCCATTAATGAATAACGGCGGTAAAAACGCTTGAAACATTTGGACAGTCCCCATAATCCCTGTAACCATGTTGGTTTACGACTAGACACAATCGTGTATAACAAAAAATGGGCCTGCTCCTAATGGAACAGACCCTTTCTTTATTATACTAACTTAACTTCATAATGCCGCATCCATTCGTTGACTTGAATGAGATAGTCGCAGAGTCTTGCCTGCGTTTGTCCGTCGATCTCTGCGTTATCTTGCAATAGCGAGCGCACGGTTGCCTCATCAATCAATGTCTTAATCGGAGATTGATGATCATCTAAGATAGTCAACAACCATGTCTTGACACCGTTTAGATACTCAGGACTTTGGTTAAATGGATAGGCACTCTTCTTACGCGTCCGAACCTCTTCGTTCATCAGACCGGTTAACGATCGCCGTAGAAGACCCTTTTCCATATGATCCATGGATTTCACTTCCCATGGCACATTCCAAAGATACTCAACCAAGCGATAATCACAAAACGGCACCCGTACTTCAAAACCGTTTGCCATACTCATACGATCCTTACGATCAAGCATGAACGGCAAGAAACGCGTTAAGTTGAGGTAAGACATTTCGCGACGTCGTGCATCTAACGAGTTCTCGCCCTCTAATTTCGGCACTTCGGCAAGCGCCTCTTCATAACGCTGCTTGATATAGCTATCAGGGTTAATCGCATCGATCCATTCTTGTTTAAGCAGACGTGTACGGCCGCTGGACTGAAGGGCCCAAGGGAACGTGTCCGCTTCTAAAAATTTGTCTTGATAGAACCATGGATAACCACCAAAGACTTCATCAGCTGATTCACCAGATAACGACACCGTTGCATCCTGCGACATCCGATCGAAGAGGAGATACAGCGATGTTTCCATCTCACCCAAGCCTGGTAAGTCTCTGGCATACATCTGGGCGAGCAAATTGTCGACGAGCTCTGGCGCATCCAAAATAAGTTCACTATGGCGAGTCCCAACATCTTCAGACATTTTATGGATCCATGGTGTATCCCGTCCAACATGCATTAGGTCTTCCTGGAAATCTTGTTCACTGTTTTTGAAATCCAGTGAATAAGTATCTAGCGTTTTGCCTTCCTCTTTAAAGGCATTCCCAGCGATTGACGTTAGCGCACTAGAATCTAATCCTCCGGACAACATCGAAGCAACCGGTTTATCCGCAACAAGCTGACGATGAACGGTATCAAGTAATAGCTCGCGAACTCGCTCGACAGCTTCATCTGCTGAATCAGTAAA from Tuberibacillus sp. Marseille-P3662 includes the following:
- the asnB gene encoding asparagine synthase (glutamine-hydrolyzing), with amino-acid sequence MCGITGWIDFTRNLTQEKGILKEMADSIAHRGPDEEGFWLSSHAAMAHRRLIVIDPDGGKQPMVFQEGEEKLVLSYNGEIYNYRELKEQLEAKGHTFQSTSDTEVLLHAYLEWREDCVQHLNGIFAFGLWDDKRQQLFMARDHLGVKPLFYHWKDGRFLFGSEIKALLTHPEVEAVVDKDGLAEIFALNPMRTPGHAVFRDIHELRAGHCLILNQNGLQVRQYWKLNSQPFTDSADEAVERVRELLLDTVHRQLVADKPVASMLSGGLDSSALTSIAGNAFKEEGKTLDTYSLDFKNSEQDFQEDLMHVGRDTPWIHKMSEDVGTRHSELILDAPELVDNLLAQMYARDLPGLGEMETSLYLLFDRMSQDATVSLSGESADEVFGGYPWFYQDKFLEADTFPWALQSSGRTRLLKQEWIDAINPDSYIKQRYEEALAEVPKLEGENSLDARRREMSYLNLTRFLPFMLDRKDRMSMANGFEVRVPFCDYRLVEYLWNVPWEVKSMDHMEKGLLRRSLTGLMNEEVRTRKKSAYPFNQSPEYLNGVKTWLLTILDDHQSPIKTLIDEATVRSLLQDNAEIDGQTQARLCDYLIQVNEWMRHYEVKLV
- the cidR gene encoding cidABC operon transcriptional activator CidR; its protein translation is MDIRHLQYFIEVSRFNSFTRAAEHLFVTQPTISKMIKNLESELGVTLFEREGRKIVLTDAGQVVLEQAQVINKAFKNLEIELNDLLDLKKGHISMGLPPMIGSRFFPSIIGRFREQYPEITIQLVEDGSKKIEEDVAAGNLDIGVVVLPTHDDILNTFSFVEEDLKLVIHPEHPLAQKETIRLSDVRHEPFILFHDDFVLHDRMIDACHRAGFEPQIMSESSQWDFIGEMVGSKLGVTLLPESICRELNGHVKTIAIVDPIIDWHLGVIWRKDRYLSYATKEWLHFMKEALQDKY
- a CDS encoding acyl-CoA thioesterase; this encodes MEKKPARFSRIVNTSQVLIGDLNNYNTLFGGVLMKKLDDSATLSARRHSRAKECVTASTDSIDFLCAIDQSDSVCVESFVSYTGKSSMEIFCKVIAENMISGERRIAATAFLTFVALDENKKPIEVPEVLPETEEEQILYESGHERAERRKERKKKSKELAESITLKKPWDQDPSITGTLNR